The nucleotide window TCGATCGCGCCGTCGATACGGCCGGGGTGGCGCGCAGGGTCCAGTGCCGACGGTGCACGCACCAGTACCGCCAGACTCAGAATCTCACGCGGGTTCAGGGTTTCGAGTTCCCGGCCGTAGTAGTAGTGCGCGGCCTGAACCGCGCCGCGGCGATTCGCGCCATACGGAACCTGATTCAGGTAGAACTCGAGAATCTGCGATTTGGAGAATCGCCGCTCCAGCCGCATTGCTTCGAAGCCCTCGACCCAGCGCGACCATACCGTCCGCGGCCGGGGATTGAGCAGGCGCACGACCTGTTCGCTGATGGTGCTGGCGCCGCGCACCGACTGCCCCGCGCGCAGGTTCTGGACCAGCGCGGACAGGCGGGCGAGCCAGTCGGGCCCGTGATGCCGCCAGTAGCGTTTGTCCTCGGCCAGAACCATGGACTCGCGCAGCAGCACCGGCATCGCTTCCAGACGCAGTTGCTGATCGACGTTCCAGGATTCGAGCGTGCCGGAATAGATCGGCACGCCGTGGCGGTCCAGCAATCGGGTCTCGGCGCTGGAGCCCGGCGCGCTCAACGTGGCGGGAAGCGCGCGCTGCGCGAACAGCGTGGCTGTGACCAGGGCGGTGACTCCGATCAGCCCGCCAAGACCCACGAAGCAGAGCCATCTCGAACGAACCGCATGGCCCGAAGCCACGGCTTTGCGAGCGGCTTTCATCGTTCTCCGAATCCGCAAATATCGCGAGCCGGCTTGATGCCGTGGCGACTGACTGCGGAATCGCGCATCAGGCGCTCAGTCGCCGTCCGTCACCGCGCCCTTGGAGGCCGTGGACACCAGGCGCGCGAACTTGTGCAGCACGCCACGCGTGTACTTCGGCGCCGGGCGGGTCCAGGCGACACGCCGCCGCTCGATCTCGGCGTCTTCGACATTCAACTGAATCAGCAGTTTTCGGGCGTCGATGGTGACCGAATCGCCTTCCTCGATCAGTGCGATGACGCCGCCTTCGTAGGCTTCGGGCGCCACGTGGCCGACCACCATGCCCCAGGTTCCGCCCGAAAATCGTCCGTCGGTGATGAGACCCACCGACTCGCCCAGACCCTTGCCGATCAGCGCGGAGGTGGGTGCCAGCATTTCACGCATACCGGGCCCGCCCTTGGGGCCTTCGTAGCGGATCACGACGACATCGCCGGGACTGATCCGATCCGCGAGTATCGCGGCCATCACCGCATCTTCGGAATCGTAGACGCGTGCCGGGCCGGTGATCACCGGATTCTTGAGGCCGGTGATCTTGGCGACACAGCCTTCGGGCGACAGATTGCCCTTGAGAATCGCCAAGTGTCCCTGCTGGTACATCGGCTGTTCGAACGGCCGGATCACGTCCTGTCCCTGGGGTGGTGTATCCGGAACGCCCGCCAATACTTCGGCGATGGTCTGGCCGCTGATCGTGAGGCAGTCGCCGTGCAGCAGACCGTTGACCAGCAGCATCTTCATCACTTGCGGGATGCCACCGACGGCATGCAGATCGGTGGCCACGTATTTGCCGGATGGCTTGAGGTCGCACAGCACCGGCACCTTGAGGCGCATGCGCTCGAAATCGTCGATTGTCCAGTCGATATCGGCCGCGTGCGTCGCTGCCAGCAGATGCAGGACCGCATTGGTCGAGCCTCCGGTGGCCATGATCACGGCCACGGCGTTTTCGATCGCCTGCTTCGTGACGATATCACGCGGCTTGCGATCCTTGATCACCGCATCGACCAGCGTAGCGGCCGATCGCGCCACCGAATCGCCTTTCTCGGCGTCGGGGTTCGCCATCGTCGAAGAATTCGGCAGCGACAGGCCCAAAGCCTCGATCGCGCTGGACATGGTGTTGGCGGTATACATGCCGCCGCAGGCGCCGAAACTCGGGCAGGCATTCCTTTCGATGCCTTCGAAATCCTCTTTCGCCATCTTGCCGGCGCTGTACGCACCCACGGCTTCGAACGAGGACACGATGGTCAGTGGCTGAGTTTTCCAGCGACCGGGCTTGATCGTGCCGCCGTAACAGAAGATCGACGGTACGTTCATGCGCAGCATCGCGATCAGCGCGCCCGGCATGTTCTTGTCACAACCGCCGATCGCCAGGAACCCGTCCATGCACTGCGACTGCACCGCGGTCTCGATCGAATCCGCGATCACCTCGCGCGACACCAGCGAGAACTTCATGCCGTCCGTGCCCATCGAGATGCCATCGGTGACCGTCGGAAAGCCGAAGGTCTGCGGCATCGCCCCGGCCTCGCGCAACGCGGTCTCGGCGCGCGCGGCGAGACCGCCGATGCCGGCGTTGCAGGGGTTCATCGTGGAATGACCGCTGGCGATGCCGACAATCGGCTTCTCGAAGTCAGTGTCGGTAAAGCCGACGGCACGCAGCATGGCCCGATTCGGGGAGCGGGCCACGCCTTGCGTAATCGTGCTGGAACGGTGATTGGCTTTCTTGCTCATTCGCGGCGGCTGATGACTTTGGTTATGGTGAATCGGCCATCGGCGTCGCAATGGTCGCCTTCAAACCCAGGCCCATGGCATTGGAACAACGGTATTGTCGGGTGGCTCAATGGAGATCGATTGATGACATGGAATCTGCGGCGCTCAAGACTACTCGGCGCGCCCCTCCGCGAAAAGCGCGGCACTGCGCAGATTGCAATGCTGGCAATCGGCCTGAGCCTGAGTGCATGCGGCGGCGGTGGCGGTGGCGGTGGTAGCGGCGGCAATGATGATGGCGAGGACCCGGCGCCCGACTACGACTGGAGCGTGCTGCGATCCACGCTGGACAGTTATGTGCCCGACACCGTGTCCGGCTATGCGTTCAATCTCAACGTGGACGGCGTCAGCCAGTTCACGCAGGCCGGTGGCGATATTAGCGTCGACAGTTCGGTACTCACCGCCTCGGCCACCAAGGCTCCGTCGGCCGCTGCGATTCTGACCCTGGTCGATCTCGACCTGCTCGACCTGGACGAACCGGTCGAAACCTATCTGCAGGACAGCATCGACTGGCCGTTCGCAAAGCGCTCGATCACGATGCGGATGCTGCTCAATCACACCTCCGGGCTGCAGACCGACCCCGACTGTCTGTCCGAAGCCGTGACCGTCACCATGCAGGAGTGCGTACAGGAAATCGCCGACGCGGCGCTTGGTTTCCTGCCCGGCGCCGCCTTCTCCTACGGTGGCGGCAGCTATCAGGTCGCCGGCTATATCGCCACGGTCTTGAGCGGACAAACCTGGAACGACTTCTTCGACATGGCCCTGGCTGAGCCGCTGGACATGCCGAGCTATCAATTCTTTGGTGATGAAAATCCAAGGGTCGCTGGCGGCGGGACGACCACGGCCGATGACTACCGCCATTTCCAGCAGATGTTTCTCAACGGCGGCGTCTACGAGGGCCGTCAGGTGCTGTCGGCCGACATCATCGCGGAGATGTCCACCGACCAGATC belongs to Gammaproteobacteria bacterium and includes:
- the ilvD gene encoding dihydroxy-acid dehydratase yields the protein MSKKANHRSSTITQGVARSPNRAMLRAVGFTDTDFEKPIVGIASGHSTMNPCNAGIGGLAARAETALREAGAMPQTFGFPTVTDGISMGTDGMKFSLVSREVIADSIETAVQSQCMDGFLAIGGCDKNMPGALIAMLRMNVPSIFCYGGTIKPGRWKTQPLTIVSSFEAVGAYSAGKMAKEDFEGIERNACPSFGACGGMYTANTMSSAIEALGLSLPNSSTMANPDAEKGDSVARSAATLVDAVIKDRKPRDIVTKQAIENAVAVIMATGGSTNAVLHLLAATHAADIDWTIDDFERMRLKVPVLCDLKPSGKYVATDLHAVGGIPQVMKMLLVNGLLHGDCLTISGQTIAEVLAGVPDTPPQGQDVIRPFEQPMYQQGHLAILKGNLSPEGCVAKITGLKNPVITGPARVYDSEDAVMAAILADRISPGDVVVIRYEGPKGGPGMREMLAPTSALIGKGLGESVGLITDGRFSGGTWGMVVGHVAPEAYEGGVIALIEEGDSVTIDARKLLIQLNVEDAEIERRRVAWTRPAPKYTRGVLHKFARLVSTASKGAVTDGD
- a CDS encoding beta-lactamase family protein, whose translation is MTWNLRRSRLLGAPLREKRGTAQIAMLAIGLSLSACGGGGGGGGSGGNDDGEDPAPDYDWSVLRSTLDSYVPDTVSGYAFNLNVDGVSQFTQAGGDISVDSSVLTASATKAPSAAAILTLVDLDLLDLDEPVETYLQDSIDWPFAKRSITMRMLLNHTSGLQTDPDCLSEAVTVTMQECVQEIADAALGFLPGAAFSYGGGSYQVAGYIATVLSGQTWNDFFDMALAEPLDMPSYQFFGDENPRVAGGGTTTADDYRHFQQMFLNGGVYEGRQVLSADIIAEMSTDQIAGRLKVGTPLDRNDFPGYAFGWWISSPELHPGSTGPELSDPGLFGAVPWLDLDLNYSAVSLILSDTDTGLDIFSTARGLILDELLGTEESAQP